A genomic segment from Montipora foliosa isolate CH-2021 chromosome 9, ASM3666993v2, whole genome shotgun sequence encodes:
- the LOC137971815 gene encoding uncharacterized protein: MDKDDSVRPQRRTALVAKELSRYNIDIAALSETRLAESLYGGQFTLSTPLIKPNFCILADEGSLTELTCGYTFFWKGKTQSEDRINGVGLAIKTSLMKQLPTLHVGINERLMKLRLPLSHNRHATIISAYAPTLTSTEEAIEQFYANLSSVLDSVPANDKLILLGDFNARVGCDHNQWEGVLGKHGTGKMNANGLLLLSKCTEYNLIITNMIFRMADKYKNSWMHPRSKQWHLIDYVIVCRRDIRDVLITRAMRGAECWTDHRLIRSTLNLIIAPHHPRHQKLSRRTFNVAKLQQSRCLDTFQHKLDEQLATIGPLFGDPTQKWNQFRDTVTETAKSVLGLNSRNHQDWFDKNNSAIEDLLTKKNKAFMEWQNDLGSSTKKERFKSYQSLAQREIRRIHDQWWEKKADEIQAFADSNNSKQFYNSSKSVYVPLKSRSTPLLSVDGVTLIKDKAAIRESWKEHFSQLLNRPSSVDQTVLDHIPQRPVLEELDNTPSMEEAQKAIR; this comes from the coding sequence ATGGACAAAGATGACTCAGTAAGACCCCAAAGGAGAACAGCCCTTGTTGCAAAAGAGTTATCTCGCTACAACATTGACATTGCTGCCCTAAGTGAAACTCGGCTtgcagaatctctgtacggtggccaatttacattatcaactccgttgataaaaccaaatttttgtatacttgcAGATGAAGGATCCCTTACAGAACTAACCTGTGGCTACACCTTCTTTTGGAAAGGAAAGACTCAAAGCGAGGACAGGATAAATGGGGTTGGCCTCGCCATCAAAACAAGTTTGATGAAACAACTCCCTACCCTGCATGTTGGTATCAATGAAAGGTTGATGAAGCTCCGCCTGCCCCTCAGCCACAATCGGCATGCAACAATCATCAGTGCATATGCGCCGACTTTAACTAGCACAGAAGAGGCAATTGAGCAGTTCTATGCCAACCTCAGCTCTGTATTGGACTCTGTCCCTGCCAATGATAAGCTAATACTTCTTGGCGATTTTAACGCCCGAGTTGGCTGTGATCACAATCAGTGGGAAGGAGTACTTGGCAAACACGGCACTGGCAAAATGAATGCTAATGGCCTCCTGCTGTTGAGCAAGTGCACAGAGTATAACCTGATCATCACAAACATGATATTCAGAATGGCAGATAAGTACAAGAATTCTTGGATGCACCCCAGATCTAAACAGTGGCACCTGATAGATTATGTCATTGTCTGCCGGCGCGACATTCGTGATGTCCTCATCACCAGAGCTATGCGGGGAGCAGAATGCTGGACAGACCATAGGCTTATCCGCTCCACATTGAATCTTATCATAGCCCCCCACCATCCAAGGCACCAGAAACTTTCCAGAAGAACTTTTAACGTGGCCAAACTTCAGCAGTCTCGATGTCTCGACACTTTCCAACATAAGCTGGATGAACAGCTAGCTACCATTGGTCCACTGTTCGGTGATCCAACTCAGAAATGGAACCAATTCAGAGACACGGTGACAGAAACAGCAAAATCAGTTCTGGGCTTAAATAGCCGTAACCATCAGGACTGGTTTGATAAGAACAACAGTGCCATTGAAGATCTGCTGACCAAGAAGAACAAAGCATTTATGGAGTGGCAAAATGATCTGGGTTCCTCAACGAAGAAGGAGAGATTCAAGTCGTACCAGTCTTTGGCCCAAAGGGAAATACGTAGGATACATGACCAGTGGTGGGAGAAGAAAGCCGACGAGATACAAGCCTTCGCTGACTCTAACAACTCAAAGCAATTCTATAATTCCAGTAAATCAGTGTATGTCCCTCTAAAATCTCGCTCTACCCCTCTGCTTTCAGTTGACGGAGTAACACTAATCAAAGATAAGGCTGCGATCAGAGAAAGCTGGAAGGAGCACTTCAGCCAGCTCCTGAACCGTCCATCCTCGGTTGACCAGACAGTACTTGACCATATCCCTCAGAGACCAGTCCTTGAAGAACTCGACAACACTCCCTCCATGGAAGAAGCCCAAAAGGCCATAAGATAG